CCAGGACCAATATATGAAACCAAATAGTTAGTACATCATAAGAAAGTTTTATTATATCActaaaattcataaaatcttaacatatatatatatatatatatattaaaagaaagcTTTCACTAATAGAAAAATCAACTTCAGTACAAGAAAAAACAGTTTTTGTGATGACCAATGTCTAAAGAACTAGTTTTTCTTGTAGTCATTAACCTGGCCATATTTCATTTGGTGgcataaaaaaaagaaattttcacTAAAACAGTTTTTCCAAAAAAGATGTCACCAAAAGGTAATTGAGGCTCAGATTTGGTGACACTTTTGGTGCCTCAATAACATCATTGTTTCTTCAGTTAATGACACTTCTTTTTGCATaatattaacatatacattttaTTTGACAAAATGGACAGTTGGACATAAGTGCCTCATTCAGGATAGATGAAACTTTGTTAAGTGCAACCTTAGAAGCCGATGTTTTGTTCAACTGCACCACCAGCCAGGGTTCAGCCACGAGGGGTGTTTTCGGACCGTTTGGACTTGTGGTTCTAGCCGATGCGGCTCTTTCTGAACAAACTCCTGTGTATTTTTACATAGCAAAAAACACAGATGGTACCTCAAGAACTTATTTCTGTGCTGATGAATCAAGGTTGCTATTTTgttcaatcatatatatacttcaaTTCCTATTTTTGTCAGATTTCTTGATTCTTTACCTagctaaatgaaatttgaatttATACAGATCATCAAGACTTCAAGATGTTGGGAAAATGGTGTATGGAAGCACTGTTCCTGTACTCCATGGTGAAAACTACAACATGAGATTATTGgtatgtgaaattgtgaatcCACTTTTAAGAAAGTTAAAATCTTTAAACTAACTATAGTCTATATTATTGACTCATTTAATTACATATAACAAAGTCTAATTGTGTTGGTACAATAGAAAACAAATTAGCTCTTGAAAGTCATTAGAATCCCAATAATACCCATCTGCTAACAAAATCCTTATTCAAATTATAACCCTTTTGTAATGGAAATTGATAACCGTAACATAACTTTTGATTAATCTACCAATcttttgtatataattatatttgtacAGTCTGTTATTCGAGttgtaccaaatggtacattaataaaaaatctATGGTACTAATATGGGTTCCCTTTTGTAATAACCCTTACAGCTTCTCCTCCCATCTATACACATCGCCTCATCACCACCACCCACCAATACAGTCACATTTAACCGCTGCTTTTTTTAAGAGATACCGTTGTAATGTACGGGTGTATATACTTATGAATCTTATATGACTTGAATGCAGGTGGATCATTCAATAGTTGAAAGCTTTGCACAAGGAGGAAGAACAGTGATAACCTCTAGAGTATATCCTACAAAAGCAATCTATGACTCCGCCAAAGTATTCTTGTTCAACAATGCTACTGGAATCAATGTTAAGGCATCACTTAAAATATGGAAAATGGGAGGTGCAAAACTTAAGCCATTCCCTTTATAATTACATGGGATTCACCAtgggcatttttttttttttttgtcattgttAATTAATCAAGCATGTTGTTGTTGGTGAAACTtcataaattttcaattttcaatataTCATTACTATGTTATATACGGTTTCTTCATCTCCAATGCATCTGGTAGTCCctcttatatatttttgaaggcTCAAAGCTAGCACAATTTAAGGAAGTTTCTTAATTACACTAGGGTGGGGGTGGGGGGGATTTGAGGAGGTTTCACCAAGTTTGAAAACCATTATAATtaatctctatatataggggttaaaGTTTCAGGGTTTATTCATTCATTGATGACAATTAGTTGTGAAAAAACCCTAACTAGTTTTTCCTTACTTTTCTCTCTTTGGGTTCGGTCGACATCAACAAACAGAAGGGGTTTTGGGTTTGCTTAATTTCGACTTCAAGGGTTTGTACACAAAGggttgtgagttcgtgatcgggtactagcatacatacataggggtgtcaagtgtgtGATCGTAGAAAAGttttactttaaattttaaataataataatcatcattattaattatattggaAGCTAAGCTAAAAGGTACACATTCACTCATAtactttgttaattattatattgCATATATGATTCTTTCTGGTATACTCGTGAATATGTTTATGATAATAGTTATGAATCCAAACATCTATAATATATGCAACATTAATAATGCATCTCCACATATCGTGGCTGCTTGTTGGTCTCGAGTTTTAGGTGTTAACTTCGtacttaatttgtttttgtgGTTTAATAATGTGTTTGGTTGTGTTTGtctaaatcttttatttcattttttaataaacCATCGATCAGTCCATTACATTCCGCATaaatttcacatatatatttattaactatGAGACTATAACCTACGACCAATAAGTTGATGGGTCATACTCATTACAAACCAATTAGTTAgagttaatatttatatttcctTATAAACATCATAATATTTGTGTGTCAGTTATTTCATTCATGCTGATTCCGGCTGGTGGATATAAATtactttacctttttttttaaaaacatatttttgattAACATAATTagagttaaaaatatatagttgaaataaagagaaaattacatttttggtatctcaatttaacaatttttgcatttttagtctctaactcaaaaaattgcagTTTTCATAcataaagttttatgtttttttcaattttggtaccacgttcaaATAGCGTTAGATTTTGCCGTTaacgccctcacgtgacaaGCACGTGAGGgttattttagtcttttgacctcatttttttgagaaaaattacagttttgatatcTCAAGTTGTCAatgttttcacttttggtaccttaaGTAggcaacatatttttatttcactCTCCAATTTTCATCTCAAACATTAACATCTATCAAAGAACACATGCTCATAAATCAAGAAgcatgattttttaattttttttacggCTCCTAAAAAAACACCCAATGGTGTGTATctattcttgaaatattatacGTTGTTGGTGTAATTCGGGTGATTGTGGATGAACCGAATGCATTGGTGGATCGATGGCCAGAAAAAACTCATGTCGCCGGAAAATTCTCTCTGGTGGTGTatgatttatataagagatCTAAATCCTCTCACCCctaatattatatgttgttggtgtaattGCGGGTGATTGTGTtgatttttaagtgtttgttgtttgatagatgctaatgtgtgatatgaaaataataaagtgttaatgtgttataaaaaaatgttgtctacttgaggtaccagaagtgaaaaaattgacaacttgaggtatcaaaagtgtaatttttctataaaaagagggggtcaaaagactaaaatacccctcacatGCTTGTCACGTGAGGGAGTTAACGGCAAAATTTAACGCCGTATAAACGTGGtaccaaaattgaaaaaaacacaaaactttaggtatgaaaactgtaattttttgagttagagactaaaagtgcaaaaattGCCAAATTGaagtaccaaaaatgtaattttctctgaAATAAATAAAGTGAGTTTTTACCTTGGAAAAATCTATCAGGATTCAaatctcacttcctacatttgtaggagtagATTATTAGGGGGTTTTCGAGagttttggccttcattccagATATGCATAATTCAAGCTCCACATACTGCCTAATTGAATATCACTATGGTGTCTCGAATGTTAACTGTAAACTAATAACTATCAATTCGTTGTTAaagaaaaaattgtaaaaatgaaaagtttgaCTAAATATATTATGTTAGTATTAATTAAGATTTAAGCTGTAAGAATCGTCATTTCCATGTTAAATTTGTGTAACTTTTAGTGATGGAATGTAATTCTCTAAAAGAAGACTCTTTACTCTCGGAAAATGTTCGATTATCGATATGTCATCTCCTCATATATTGCTCATAACAGCTTTGGATATCATTGTTGTGACATGTTTTCTAAATTTCTCATGATCCACAACTTTTCATTTATCAAGTAGTAAAATTGTACGATCTTAATCTAGATGAAGATCGAAATCTTAAAAATACTGTAGAGATTCATTTtcaattatttgatcaaatcTTAAGTTGTTACAACAATTAACTAATGACAAACTTGTTTATGGTAAAACTGCTTTAGGTTTAAGATTCTTTTATACTTTATAGTTTTGTTGCACTATATGAAAACAAAGTAAGTGACGGGAACTTTTTCCCGTCTCATGTATCGTTTTAGTACTTAGAAACCACACCTCATATAACTTATGCCCGATGATTCACCATTTTCGTACATTGATCATAAGATATAATTTCTTCATTTGTGTTTGACAATTTTCGAACCTTTGACCTGCAATCTTTATTTATGGGCTAATGTGGTCACATGATTATGATACCATTGGGTTCATCCCTTTGATATGAACGTATAATCAAAAAGAGGAAATGAAGGTGAGGTTGTCTCAAAACCAACTTGGGTAAAATATCTCTtaaatctaatttttttaatattttttttacaaagtaGGACCACTTATTTATTAATGGGATAAGTATCCtcgaatgtaacaaactttgggcaaatgtctatagtaggaaataactaaagttttgtgtattgtatgtaaacaactttaaaaaatgtttattgtatgtaagaaaacatacgtgacaaccatataaagGTATcacttgtttgattttaattggttgaatacattttcttacatacaataaacattattttcgagttgtttacatacaatacacacaactttagttatttactactatagacatttattcaaagtttgttacattacaagatacttatccctttattaatttgtaaaaaaacattaaaaaattaagatgtgGGAGAGTTTTTCATCTAAATTGGTGTAAGACAACTTCACacttgctgttcaaaaaaaaaaaaagacaacttCACACTTACTTTTACCAAAAAGGAATTGATAATCGTaccaaatattttaataaatctaCCATAATtatgcattatatatttatattgtttgttATATCAGTTATCAAGTATGatgtattaataaaaatatgtgaTACAAATATGTGTTCTCTTCCCAAAAACCTATAAGTTTGACACAACAAATGGTTACTTGGAAATTTAGTTTTAGACCCTAACAAAACTTCAATTCAATAGGCTTCTGATTGATGATAACGCGAAAGGATATCATGGTCAATATAGTTGCATTATTATTTGATGTTTAGGCTAAGTTATTTCGTGTACATTAGAATGTTTCACTTTATCAAGATTTACAACGCACATATCAACTTCCAAGGCTTTGCTTGTTTAAGTGAatcaaatatatacacacacatacatatttgTGTTTAGATTTTGACTACACAAACAGAATTAACGGTGAACAAATTAATGTGATTGTGCTTGTATCTAGTCATGATTAATTTCATGTCTTATATTATCGGTCTACTCATGTCCACAGTCGACAAATaccttaattattatattaattccATTAAGAGCGAGTTGTGAGGATATGCAAGGTTGTTGAGATAGTGTCCACTCATGTAATCCTATTGTAATTGTAGTCTTGTAGGGTTTAATGGTAATTTAAGGGAATAATAGACACATTGAGTAGAACCAAGTATAAAAGTGTTTAATTTATTTGCTTTTCTTATAATTGATTATTGTCGTGTGTTGATTTCTTTGTCATGATGATAATCGATCCCAACATATTATACACCATAGAATTAGGGAAAAGTATTCcgaaatgtaattaattataacCAAATATTTATAGTAGGAACAAACTACAACTAATTTCAAGTTGTCAACTCTTGTGGTTTTGGACATTGTATGTTAACAACTCTTGTGGGTTGCCACGTATACCATGTTACATGATTTGGACAATTTACCAAGTTATCAATATACAATGTCCAAAACCTTAGTTCGTTTTATATCCATTTGagcatagttaattacattttatGATACTTATCCCCATAGAATTATTATGCATTTGTCTACAACTAACTTCAAATTATAAGGGACACTACTATATATCAAATGTCCTTTGTTAACCTAAAATAGTGATTGATATCAAGATGTTCAATTGCTTAAAAGTTTTATCATAACTAGTCGCATCATACAAGAGACATCCATAAATTTGATTTGTTCCATCCAAACACAACTTCAACCAAATCCTAATCTTCCATGCATGTATACTTGTATCATAAACAGTAACCACACACCCTCTTCAAGTTTGTACATTTTGTAGTGTGTAATTAAATAGAATAATCACTATGGCTTCTGTCAACACTCTCTTTAATCAAAATGATCTTGAACATCCACAGAAAGCAACCAAGTACAAAGTTATTACCAGTTTCTTTGTTGCCATGCTAATCCTTTCTTCTTTGGTAATTATAATTCATAACCAACTACAAGAGCCACAAGGTGGCTACCAGTCCACCTCCAACGCTTCATCATCACTGGATATCGGGTTGAAACCTTTGTCAAGACGGACAATGTTGTTGGAGAAGGTTGCAAAAGCTAATGATAGCATAAAATGGCAACGATCTGCTTTTCATTTTCAGTCTGATAAGAACTTCATGAGTGGTACGTACATACTATACGTAACTATTTTCAACACAATTATAAACCAACTAATTCCAAAATGTAGTGAAAAATCATCTTAAACCTATTCCTACTAATCCTTTTTTCAACGCCTCACAAAACCGAAGCCTAGAACTCTGTTAGAGATGACCTAATGGCAAAATGCCACCACATGCTAGCCCAACCAAGCCATACAGAGCCTAGGCCCAGGAGCACCAATTCCAGGAAAAACCGAGCCGAGTTTTAAACCTCGGCTACATATCGTAAAACCTGGTTGACTCGCCACGCAGACCATGGGTCATTGGCATCCTACCAATCCTTTTGATAATTAAATCAAACACATGCATTTAGAGAACTCGGTACTAGTAACTATATGTCTCCAACTAGTACAAAAGTTCATTAGGATTTTGCATTTCTCATCACAAAAGAATTAAGAACCAAAAGAGTAaggtttttaaaattaagagtaaattacatttttttcccTTAAGTTGagacgtttttcacttttcgtcctgaAGTGAAAAAATATCAACTTTTACTTTAAAGTTAGCAAAATTTTGCAAAATTTTGCAATCAAGGTTCTTCCATTAAACGGGGTTCGTTTTTGACCTTTAAAGTGTGCATGTGCTAAACACATAACACATGAGGgtattaatgtaattttttcGTTAAACATGaatgactaaaagtgaaaaacgtaaCATGTTTAGGGTCGAAAATTGCAAttcactttatttatatatataaaaaaaattaaaaaaaataaaaccctatttttttaacaatccaTTTGCTTCTATATTTATCTTCCACATTAACCAATaaatcaaaatctaaaaatcaaTTGTCTGAGCAGTGGTCAAAGTCCGACAAAGAATATACGGactatcatcatatatatacaaatttatatgTACATCCAAATCTAAAACAACtcaaaaatcaaacacaaatcaTATCTAGGAAATAAACAACCACATATGTGGAGATAATCCGCCGATGTTGCAAGCCGGAAGTTGCAGCCGGCGGCGTCACTATCACCACTATCGCCGCCTCCATATCCCCTACCATCACCAcgtttctttttcttgataaaCATAGTGATTATAGAGATTGTGGTTATtataatattgtaattatttagTGAAGAAAACtgaatagaaaaaagaaaaaaaatctggAAGTAAGGtgaatttacattttttgttattaaagttgacacgttttacaCTCTTAGTCCCTCGTGTGTAAAGAGAATTGACATGATATCCTCCCGTGTTTAGCACGTGCGTATGTTAACGGCAAAAAACAAACGCCGTTTAGGGGAAGGATCTTGATTGCAAATTTTTACcaaccttaaaataaaaattgacattttttcaattaagggacgaaaagtgaaaaacatgtcAACTTGGCAATAACAAAGAATGTGGTTTTTGCAATACATTTGCTCAAACCaaaacttacatatatttttaagtaaaggaagtatataaatatggaaaatgatatatgaggttaacatcatctttgttagATGATGTTCACTTACATACTCACTAACATCAATTTTTACATATGTTAAAAAgccccccatgaattttatggcttgtgagagcaacatcatcttAGTTAACATCATTCAAGTTATCCCCATATAAGTAACTTATGTTTTGTTTGGAATTAATTACGAGTATTTATTTTCTAATGCATGTCTTCTAACTTATTTATCATGGTTTTGGCATTCTGGTGGATGATTTCTTTGATGTGCACTTCAGATCCTGATGGTACGTATTGCATTTCAAATCCAGCacctaaaacttataaaattgtGTGAAATAATATTTAACCTGTTTTAAAAGGTTTAACACTTCACTAAAAACTTTTGATCACAGGTCCATTATATCATATGGGTTGGTATCATTTGTTTTACCAGTATAACCCATACTCAGCCATCTGGGGCAATGTAACATGGGCTCATGTAGTTTCCAAAGATCTCATCAACTGGTTCCACCTCCCTTTAGCCATGGTTCCGGATCACTGGTATGACATCAAGGGTGTTATGACCGGCTCTGCCACCATTCTTCCTGATGGTCGTATTATCATGCTCTATAGTGGTTCAGCCTATGATCTCACTCAGCTTCAATGCCTTGCCTATCCTCTTAACCATTCAGACCCTCTTCTCATCCATTGGGTCAAATATGATGGTAACCCTGTCCTTTTTCCTCCTCCTGGTATCGGGCTCAAAGACTTCCGGGACCCATCTAGTCTGTGGATTGGACCCGACGGTAAGTACAGAATGATCATGGGCTCAAAGCAGAACAATACTATAGGTTGTGTCTTAGTTTTCCACACCACTGACTTCATTCATTTCGAGCTGTTGGATGAGGTGCTCCATTCGGTTCAAGGTACTGGTATGTGGGAGTGTGTTGATTTGTACCCGGTGTCCATAACAGAAACATACGGGTTGGATATGTCAGATCATAATTGGTTAGATGCTAAGTATGTGTTGAAGCAAAGTGGTGATGAAGACAGACATGATTGGTATGCAATCGGGTCATATGACCCACTTAAGGATAAATGGTATCCAGATGATCCAGAAATAGACTTGGGTATCGGGTTGAGATATGATTATGGGAAGTTTTATGCATCAAAGACGTTTTATGACCCGAATAAGAAGAGGCGAATCCTGTGGGGATATGTTGGAGAAACAGATACGAAAAAAGATGATCTCATGAAAGGATGGGCAAACATTTTGGTATACAAAACATTTATTTTGTGTTAAAGTGTAAAACAATTTTTTCCCAGAAGACATTTTAAAGAAACCAGTAATTTCGAAAACTAAAAATAGATGGTGAAAGTAATTTAAAAGCCAGCACAATTCTCATTTTCTACTTATGATAGAACAATTGATGCTAAGGTTTTTGCTACTAACAGTATATTTTTCTGTCGAATATATCTACAGAATATTCCAAGAACCGTGGTTTTGGACACAAAGACTCAAACAAATCTGATTCAATGGCCTGTCGAGGAAGTGATGACATTGAGGTCTAAAGAGCATTACGAATTCAAAGATGTTGTGTTGCACCCTGGAATAGTCAAACCTCTTGATATAGGCTTGGCCACACAGGTAAAGTTTCTTTAATAAAAGAGCTAGTAAATCGAAACAAATACTGGTTATACTAACTTACATTCTACTGGGCAATGGTTACAGCTGGACATATATGTTTCATTCGAAGTAGATGAAACTTTGCTGTGTTCAACACTAGAAGCCGACGTTTTGTACAACTGCACCACAAGTGATGGTGCGGCTACGAGGGGCGCCTTGGGGCCATTTGGGCTTATGGTTCTAGCAGACGCAGAACGTTGTGAACAAACCCCTGTCTATTTCTACATAGCAAAGAATACTGATGGTACTACCAGAACTTATTTCTGTGCTGATGAATCCAGGTGGGTATAAGTTTCCTTTATTTCTTCTACTTTTGTCTTTTGTCTTCACTTTACTTAATTctccattaaaattaaaataatgcaGATCATCAGAGCTTTTAGATGTCGGCAAAAGAGTATATGGTAGTACTGTTCCCGTACTCCATGGTGAAAACTACAACATGAGGTTATTGGTATGTTATCCTTAAAACTAAGTGTTCAAATGAAACTTTAACCTGTCAAGCCAAACCGAACCATATTCAAACCAACGGTTTGAATATAACCACGGTTCAAATCCAGTTGGTTTATTGTACCTTCTTTCTAGTggtttatttttggttttcgaATATGAGTGTGCCTCTGTACATACACACAtgtgcatacatacatatacacattcTAATGAACCGTACTGAATGCAGGTAGACCATTCGATAGTAGAAAGTTTTGCACAGGAAGGCAGAACGGTGATATCAGTTAGAGTGTATCCTACAAAGGCAATCTATGAAGCAGCCAGAGTATTCTTATTCAACAATGCCACTTCCATAACTGTGAGGGCCTCTATCAAGATTTGGAAGATGGGGGAAGCAAAACCTAAACCTTTCCATCCATAAATGGATTTATCAAGGACATTGTCGTAAATTCTAAGCCCGTATAtcaaattcatgtttttttgtgtgtgtataatcTATATGTGGTCTACGTTTGTTACAACTTATCAAGCAAAACTATTAGTACGCTACGGAATTCTGTTATATTTTACAACTCTGTATAGAAATTT
The Erigeron canadensis isolate Cc75 chromosome 2, C_canadensis_v1, whole genome shotgun sequence DNA segment above includes these coding regions:
- the LOC122587999 gene encoding beta-fructofuranosidase, soluble isoenzyme I-like, whose translation is MASVNTLFNQNDLEHPQKATKYKVITSFFVAMLILSSLVIIIHNQLQEPQGGYQSTSNASSSLDIGLKPLSRRTMLLEKVAKANDSIKWQRSAFHFQSDKNFMSDPDGPLYHMGWYHLFYQYNPYSAIWGNVTWAHVVSKDLINWFHLPLAMVPDHWYDIKGVMTGSATILPDGRIIMLYSGSAYDLTQLQCLAYPLNHSDPLLIHWVKYDGNPVLFPPPGIGLKDFRDPSSLWIGPDGKYRMIMGSKQNNTIGCVLVFHTTDFIHFELLDEVLHSVQGTGMWECVDLYPVSITETYGLDMSDHNWLDAKYVLKQSGDEDRHDWYAIGSYDPLKDKWYPDDPEIDLGIGLRYDYGKFYASKTFYDPNKKRRILWGYVGETDTKKDDLMKGWANILNIPRTVVLDTKTQTNLIQWPVEEVMTLRSKEHYEFKDVVLHPGIVKPLDIGLATQLDIYVSFEVDETLLCSTLEADVLYNCTTSDGAATRGALGPFGLMVLADAERCEQTPVYFYIAKNTDGTTRTYFCADESRSSELLDVGKRVYGSTVPVLHGENYNMRLLVDHSIVESFAQEGRTVISVRVYPTKAIYEAARVFLFNNATSITVRASIKIWKMGEAKPKPFHP